The genomic region GTAGGGCAAGTCTCCCGCTCTTCTACGGAAACAGTTGCCGCCTCCCATCCTATTAAATCCCCACCACTCCCATCTAAGGCTACGTTGTTCTTTCATACTTTGAAATGCCAGGCTTGGTGGCTTCCAAAGTGGGCAAGTGGCAGCACTGTGTCTTCGGACTCAGGTTGAACTAATTCATGATCACTGAACTTGAGTTTGCCATGGAAGCCATGTCTCAAGACTTGGGAAAAGTTCTCTCTTTCCTCGAAAAGGAGATTCAAGTTCCTTTCTGAGGAATTGCTTCCTGTTAAGGCCACTGAAAAAAAGACAACCTCTCCCAGGACTGTTTTGGTACTGAACTGATGTTATTGCTTGGGggttcctttctttcttactGCAAATAATCCAATTTGCagcagaagaaacacaaacagtAAAATAGCTCATATACAATAGTAGTTTAAGGTTTTCATTGTTGGAGATTCAATTATGGGCCTTGAAAACTATTCAAGTTGGCTGACCTTCTAGTTGCATTAGTGATGCAAATCAGTGTCAGGGTATCAACAGGtattatattaactttttaaaatttgactttagagaaagggagagaaacatagagaaacagagaaacgtccattggttgcttcccaaaCGTGTtgtgagcaggaattgaacctgcaacctggatgtgtgccgtgaccaggaatcgaatctgcCATGGGAGGacactacaaccaactgagccacctcccCAGGGTTCAATAGGTAGTATATTAAACATTAAGGAAAATTTTTCAAAGACATGAATTGTCATCTACAGCAGTGTAGTAACACTGTTAGATCCCTAAGCCACCAAACCAACTAGACTTTTTTCAGTCTTATATAAACaggttgttttcttgtttttcttactCTGTTATCTTATTTTGGGCCAGGCGCCCATCACTTattctgctgtttaattttttcCTGGTGCTTTACAGGAAGTATAAGGAAGTATATGAAATTCTTGGCATATTTTAGAAgtaatatgcacacacacacacacacacatatatatatatatgcacactagTGCCCCTGTGCAAGGATTTGTGCAATTAGAAGGTGCCTGGCGGGGCgggatgggctggacacgccctggagccaacctccctcggtccctccccagacggctgcacctggggcagcacatcgactcaaagggcatctgtggagtgagtggggtccctccggcaggtggagtcccttggcccaaggggtcccggattgcgagagggcagttctcgggtgacacacccagaatcgggctccctcctctctggttccagggtgcataaCCCGAGAACCGCGATGCCAAGTGatcacagcttggcagctcctgagttgagcatctgccccctggtggtcagtgtgtgtcatacctactggccagttggatggtcgcttagccttttatatatatagataaatattatataatggtTTTATTTCCCCTTCACTGATGATATTGCTGGAATGATTAGTATCTAGGTCCTCCCTGACCAGCTGCATGtacttgattaaaaaatgggttcctttttttttcaattagggAAGATGTGATAGACCaacattaataattatttttttttccctttactcaACATGAAACATAGGAATAGGCAGGAGAAAATTAGCAAGAAATGTATTGGAGAAGCTGGAATTATTGAGGGTCAAGGAAcagcagggaaagaggaagagaagaaaaaacaaaagagaggtggaaggggtcaaacaaaacagaagactGGCACAAAAGGTTACCATAGCCACAATTCCCAGAGCAAAGATGTATGTAACAAGAGTATTTGGCCTTGCAGATTGGAAATTGATCTTAAAGAAGCACAAATATCTTTTTCCCTGAAAAATTCTCCTGTGGTGCCAAAGTAATAAGGATGAAATCATCATTCAAGGAGACTTTATAGATGACATAATTGATGTCATTTAGGGAAAATAGCCAGATGTTGATCATGATAGCATCAAACATCTTGGAGAAGTGAAGAAGTGATTTTTAATTATCTAAACTGAGAGTTGATATGGCCAAAGGGAAAGagattttttgagaaaatatatatttatcctacAGTGTAAACTACCCTCACCCTTGGCATTTTCACAGTTCTGTACAaggctgctttttttcttttttttcattgctatAGTCTAATAAACAAGGGAGAATCATGCTTATGCATGAAATAGAATTTAGTCCAAAAATTTTGGTCActtgcccaaccagtgtggctcagtggttgagcattgaactatgaatcaggaggtcatggtttgattcccggtcagggcatatgcccaggttgtgagttcaatctcccttcctctctgaaataaataaaaatatatttaaaaaaatttttttggttacTTGAAAAAGTGTTGGTTATTTTTAGATTATAAGAATGATGGAGGGAAACAGTGGTTAGGGAGAGTAATAGGTTTGAAAAAGAGAGGAAGTTtggcaaatataaaatgaagttaTTCTTGAATGATTTCTCTAAAGTAGTTGGATAACAACTGAAATAAAGGACCCTGTTTTCTGGTAAATTTGTTTACcggaattaattaattaattgaattggtaattttctttctttaaaatatatttttactggtttcagagaggaaaggagagggagggagagagagagagaaacatcaatggtgagagagaatcactgattggctgcctcctgcacgccgcatactggggtttgagcccgcaacctgggccaggtgggccaggcaaagtaattttctttttagatgCTGATTGAATGTGATAAGGTTCCTTGTTGTTGGGAAGTTATATTTTAGTTGATCTATCTAAAGAGTATATAACTGCTTTTATGTTTCAGGATGCCACTGGAATCATCTTCATCTTCGGTGCAGctgtccttcccttctctcttacCCTCAGTGCCAGGCAATTCTATtaactcttcccttcccccaatgTCTTACATCACTTCCCAGGAAATGAAGTGTATTCTTCACTGGTTTGCCAGTTGGTCAGGTCCCCAGCGTGAACGTTTCCTACAAGACCTGGTCACTAAAGCAGTGCCTGGAAAATTACAGCCATTGCTAGAAGGTCTGGAGCAACTTAGTGTGTCTGGAGCCAACCGACCACCTTGTATCTTTGAGTGCCAGCTACGTCTTTGGGATCAGTGGTTTCGAGGTTGGGCTGAGGAGGAGCGCAATGAGTTTGTCAGGCAGCTGGAGGTCAGTGAGCCAGACTTCGTGGCAAAGTTTTACCAAGCAGTGGCTGCTACAGCTGGTAAAGACTGATAGGCATTAAAATCAGAGAAGAGAACCATAGTTGATGGAGCCGAAACTACAACTCTACAGTGAGAACTTCAGATGTGCCACTTAAAGGTCTGGGGATGGTATCCTGATTCACTGACTGAGCTTGCTGACTAGTACAGGCCTGGTTACTGCAATGTTTACAGCACATCCGCTGGACTACTAGTGTGAATGTTTTCCAGCTAAGCAAATCCAGAGTAGCAGTCTGCCTCTAGCTTACTTCTTTCCAGGAGATGTCAAACCCTCAAGAATATAATGGCTTTTGCAACTATAACCAAACGGCACCTACACATAATTCAAGCCTACTGCTGGcccatggggatataaagtagaACTTTCCTACTCCAGAAGCCGGAGAGAAGGGCAATAAAAGGTCCCGTTTTTATATTTAGCTGGATTCAGATGTCTGGTTTCACCTCTCTTAGCAGATTCAGGCACAATTATGTGACATCCTAACTACTAGCTTTCCTGTGATGATTTagaaaaaattatggaaaaatcAGAAGAGGGAGATAATTAGTTATTCCTTCCTCCACACTGATGTGTGTTTGAATCCAAATAGTGATGACTTTTTCCAAAAGCATATGTGATATGCTTGGAGCTGTTAGAAGATATTCTGTAAGTTTGCTCTATAACAATATGAAAAAAAGTGACATTCTTTAGAgattgaaatgtttattttttttggtatcaaaataaagaatgaatcTTTGGAATCCTAAgtctctaccttttttttttcattgcaaacCCAGTATGAAAAGAGGCATTCTGAGAAAAGTAGAATTAAGTGTAGATAGTAGATTGACTCCCATCCAGTTGTCTTCCAAGAAATAATCTGTCCTGCCCCCACCATGCTCTGGGTAACATCACACCTCCCTTATTCCTCCAAATGAGCCCCTTGTGCTTTGGAGCTCTGATGAATGGTAAGGGGCAGATGGTCCCACCTGAAGAGTAGCTCGTTTCTGATAGGCCATGGTTCCCAGTGCACCCACCAGGATAAGCAGCATTAGGCAGAGCACTATTGACAGACCTAGATGGGTCATGGAGGAATTATGACCCGAGGTAACCAGGAACCTAGGAACATAGAAGTAATATTTGGCTTGGAATAATGCCTAGGCTTAGGAGGTGAAGGGCTTTACCTTTATTATCATACATAGAGCTCATAAAACCCTgctttaaacagaaaataagagTGACTAGAACCTGAAAATAGGAATATGACCAATATCCGTCTTGAGCATCTTAGATtgttggaaggagacttgacagtGAGGGAAGTGGCCTAAGGGGAAGGCTGGCTAAACTGGTGTTTAGGTAGTTAGACATGGTGCCTGGATAGTGCTTAAAAAAGGGAGTGGGTAGGATCCCTATGTCCTAGAGATGGGGGAACTCCACTATCATGATGAGAGGGGTGTCCTATAATGATAGGCCTGAGATAATCATGTCAGGGATCCTTATTTCCTGAAATAACCCTGTCTAAACTCATGTATACACAtgagtaggtgcttaataaataaaatttcaaacatcTGGACTAGGAATTGGGGAAAACATCTACTTGCAATGTTGTCTTACTTGCTATATTCTGTGGTAAAGTTGGCTCCTCCATAATATACTTCTAGAGGCTTCTTCTGGAGAGTCAGGGTCAGGGCCCTGTGCAGCATACCAACCGAAGGCCCTTGGCAACCAGGGGACTTCCACAGATGCACAGTGAACACCAGATGAGTGGTGAGTGAAGGGCTGTGGAAATagcacctaaatagacatttGGATCTATTAATGGAGCGCTAGTCCCTGGAAGGCTATATCTCATGAAACATGCAGGCTTAGGAGTGGGATGAACAGAAAATCTCCAGAAGACCGTTGTGAAGTAAAGGACTTAAGCATTCTCTATGGCCCATCATAAAAATCCTCAGCCTGAATTGCCCCTTTTTACCTTCCAGTGCCTCCTCTGCTCACCAGAGCCTGTAGGATTGCTTCAGTCaactcttctccttcttccttccctaggGAATGGCCTGGGGGCCCAGCTAATCCGAAAGACAGCCTGAATAACAGGTCTTGGGTTGAAAGACTCTTAGGTGGGGAAGTAACAGCATCTGTATCTTCATTAGTCTGACACAGCCGACCCCGGGGACAGAAGAGAAGACCATAGTACCCAGGTATCTGCAAGGAAACATGTAGCAGGTTATAGTCAGTTACTTGCTCAAGTCCTCCTAAGAAAAATGTACAGTCTAGATCAGAATCTTGGGCTCAGTGGCTACTTAGtaaaaaatgaacagaagttTGTTTATACCACTGTACAAACATTTCCAAGTTTCTTTTTGCCAGTGTGTTACAGCTTTTTCACCTATGACACCCACCTGAATAGCCTTTCCTGGAGGGCAGGAAACCCAGGGGGATCCCTCCAACTGCACCTTGTAGGCTCCCCTCCCTGTGCATTGATGTAAGTAGCAGTGGCCAGTGAGCTCCTCTTCCTTCGGGTGTGGGatctgagagggatgtctgaccttGTCCCCAGGGAGCAGTTGTGATGTGAGGTTGGAAAGGAAGCAACGACTCTGGGAATGGTAGATCTCCCCATGGGGATTCTCTGCCCCAGGTGGGaatccattttcctttttccagcaTTCACTCTGAAGAGCAGGGCAGAAGGCAGAGTAGTGTTTGTCTCGATGTCTTTGAAGTTGACTCCTCTCTAGGTCCACTCAGTTTCACTCTGTTTTCTAACCTACTCACCCGGTTGGCCAAGGGCTTGTACATGCGGCAGCCTTCCAGCACAGGGTCTGAAGAGCAGCTTCCCTTGTCCAAGTGCAGGTAGTGGCAGCCcagtccactgtatgggagagaTGGTAGAGTGACACTTGGATCACTGACAGCTGCACAGCCCCTCAGccactcagcacacacacacctgccagtACAGAAGAAGTCTGAGGAGCCAGTCCCACATGTGGTCACCAGGCCAAATTCCAGGCCAGATCCTGTTTGAGAGATACGGAGAAAGAGCATTCAAAACAAATGAAGCCCCAAACATTCCTCCAGTGCTAGCTATGCTTACAGCCTCCATTACATCTTAGCAGCAGATATTCTTTCCAGCCTCTCTCACTTCCCCCAAGCTGACTTCGGTCATGTGTGCCCTCTGTGATGCTCCCTTATTTCTCACCATGGCCCCACAACAGCTCCTCTGCAGCACTGTGGTTGACTTGGTACCAGCCTGAAtctttgaaagcagcaagagtgATTGGGTCTAGTCGAGTGCGCTCGGCACCATCGAAGATAGCGGTCATTATAGAGCCTTGGAGTAGTCGGGCCTCCCAGTGTGAAGACAAAGGGCCCTACTGGAAGAGGTAGCTGGTTGCTACCTGGctactccctcttccttccatcaCCCCAAGGTGTTCTTATTCTTACCTCTTCTTCCAAGGGGGCACCCAGTGAAACCCCTAGCACTCCCAAGTGTTTGGCCAGGCTGTGGCTAACAGTTGGGGTGGTGAGAAGCAGCTGTCCCCACTCATCTCGCCTTGTCACCTGTTGCCTTGTAGAGCAGTTCTCTCCAACTGAGTACAGAAAGGGGAGAAGGCAATATGAGGAAAGGTGAGGTAGAATTGGAAGGAAGAAGTTCATGAGAAAGTAGTAATTCCTTGTAGTTGACATTGTGGGAAGGCCTCTTCCTCATTCCTCTCGTTTACCGCTGGGTCCTGAGGGGCAATCCCGCCACTTCTTGAAGAGTTGTCCAGAGAAACCCAGGGCATGGAGCAATTCGTGTAGTGTGGCCTAAGGACAAATGACAGCAGAGTGAGGGAACTGGGTTTGCAACAAGATTAGCCAGCCACTCTATAGCCCCTCTGCCCCATCACTTCTTAGAAATTGAGACACCTTCTAttccatcccccccaccccccgcttttttttttctgtaagagaacatttgtttggtaaatcacagagttagaagtaattcctagaaagAAATAggtttaggaaacaagttattgAGATAATGAAAAGATCCTTGGAGCTTGGGAATGAGAAAGCTAATGGTAACTTGCcttgggtggggaggtggaggagaaaaggaagggaagggaagggaacagaagggaagggaagggaaaagaacagaaaggaagacaaggaaaaggaagggaagggaagggaaaggcatgggcggtgtgctctggggagggagagagcctATTCCATCCTTAATAGGTTCTTCAACTTCATGGGAAGCTGAGTGACCTGCCCCACCTCACCCAACCTGTCACTATACAACAGTCACCATGACGATGTCACTGTGGTTGAGGCTGGGGCTGGTGAGATGTTGGGCACAGTAGACAATGGTACCAGCAAGGGGCCTGTCTTCTGAGTCcagttggcagcaggcagcataGGCAATGACAGAGGGCTGTGGATGGATGAGTCAGGACAATGTATGGGCAGAAAGGAGAGAAGTGGGGTAACACAGAAGAAATCTTCCTGAAAATGGAGGTTCAGTGTTACCAAGGGATGGTATAAACTTTAGAGggtttttaaccctcacccaaacTTCATCAGCATGTCCAAAGTTACGCCAAATAAGCACAATTTCATAAAAACTGCTTTTATGCGCCTTGCCCCTCATTTAAGATGAAGAGAGGCAGAGTAGGGAAAAGGGATTTGATTTGAACCTCACCTCTCGGTGGCACTTGGAAGTGTGGGCAACCCGCACATACAGGAGAAAATCAGTGTTTTGGACCCCAGGCCCATCTGGCTGGACCAGTTGCGGGGGACCCTGCTCTGGCCACAAAGCATAACCACGGAGATGGGCATCAGGGATCTGGCAGGGAGTGAAATGTGACATCTAGATTAGCAGATGTGCTGGAAGACATGGCAATAGGAAACTGGGTACTAGGAGTGAGGGGAAAAGAGTTTCTATGTCTAGTGTGTCTTAGTGTCACCTAGGCAGCTGGTTAGAATAAGGAATTCTACCGTCACCCACCCTACCCCAAATCTCTGATTTAATAAATTGCCAAGGGACACAGGGCTCAGGAACCTGTATTGCAAGGGAGCACATTAAGTAATTCTGATGCTGTTGGTCTTGGAGAGATCTAAGCAGGCTCTAGATCTGCAGATCTCCAAAGCTGAGAATTTAATCTCACCTTTGCACCCAGGCAACTTTCTCCTTTGTACCCTGGGTTCAAGAGGCTGCATCTGCAAAGAATGAATATCTGTAGGTAAGCTGGAGACATTTCTGGGTACCCTGAAGAGGTATTGTACACATTCACAATGACGTGAACTCACCTGTGGTAGTTTGGAGTATCTGGGTCTCCCCAGACAGCATGGCAGTACTGTGCAGGGTCTCGGCTCAAAAGCAGGGGTCCTTGCACTGGAGGCACTAAACAAGATGAAAGGTCCATTTCACCTCAGTATCTTGGAGTTCCAGTTCCTCTTCTGTGGTGGTCTTCTGCCTCAGTTCCCTCTGTTCCTCAGCCCTCCCTGACTCCTGTTCTTCCACTCACCTGCCAGGACACCCTGGAGTCGCTGAGCAGCCTCTCTCACTGCGGCCAGGGCTCGGGATTCCCCACTCATCCCATCTCCCTCAGGATCCCAAGCTCCGCCGGACACAGGGTCTCTTATATGGCAGGGTTGGATTCGGAGGGGCTGAGGATCATGAgagccagggaaggggaggggggaagagcgGAAGTTcgaggggagttgggaggaagGTGGCCTGAGAAGGCTCACAGACTTCTGTGTCTCGTCATGGAGACACCTGCGGGCGGcagcccccagcagcagcagcagcagcatctcctTCCGTGTCTTCCACAGCCTGCCCTGAGGCTCTCTTCTGGCCCCTTCTTCCCTGCCTCACTTGCTTCTGGCTTTCCTTTCTTTACCATCTCTCTGCATATCTCCTCCCTccacttttgcttattttttcaagATGTGAGTGTTGTTGACTAAATCTACAATTCCTGCCAGGAGGTCGGATGTGAACCACAAGAGCCAAAGTTGTCTCTTCCCAGAGGTGCCAGAGGTGGAGagctgggtgaggggcagggtTATTCCCAAGGCCTGGCCCACCTATGAAGGAACTCACCTAATCAGCTTCCTTCTCTCATCCTAACTCCCctgcccttcttcttcttcttttttaaaaatatatttttattgatttcagagaggaagggagagggaaagagggatacatcagtgatgagagagaatcattaatcggctatcttctgcacgccccctactggggatcaagcccacaatccaggcatgtgcccttgatctgaatcgaaccccggacccttcagtccccaggccaatgctctattcactgagccaaacctgccagggctcccCTGCCATTCTGAGTGGACAACCTCAGAACCTTCCCAGAACTAAAATGTGGATTTTAAcataatggtgtgtgtgtgtgtgtgtgtgtgtgtgtgtgtgtgtgtgtgtagtgggacATTCTTTGCTTCATAGGTATCTGCCtaattcagtgatgggcaaccttttgagcttggtgtgtcaaacttcgccaaaaaactgagcataactcgggtagtgtgtcactttgaggaaaaaactaactccaagactctagtcacaaatgtttcatcctcaggagcagcaaatgtttcatcctcggcatgcagccgcgtgtcatcagaaatggctacgtgtgtcagtgctgacacgcgtgtcataggttcgccatcactggctagTTCATGGACATGTGCAAACGAGGCACCTGCACTTCACTAGCCCCATATCAGAGCCGGGTGGACTCTAAACTGCCAGAGGTTAATGCATCTCCTCCATCTGTGTAGGAGACTTAGTAGATGCTTAACAAATACAtgttgggccctggctggtttgactaagtcagtggtcggcaaaccgcggcttgcgagccacatgcggctctttggccccttgagtgtggctcttccacaaaataccacgcgtgggcacacacgtacagtgcgattgaaactccgtggcccatgcacagaagtcggttttcggctctcaaaagaaatttcaattgttgtactgttgatatttggctctattgactaatgagtttgccgaccactggactaagtgATTAGCGCATTGGCCTGGGCACCTACGGGTCACAGGTTGgattgctggtcaagggcacttaccttggttgcaatttgatcccaggcccaggtggaggtgcatgtgggaggcagccaattgatgtgtgtctctctccacactgatatctctctttctcttcccccctccttcatcccttccactatctctaaaaatcaatggaaaaatatcctcgggtgaggattaaaaaaaaaccaaatatgccccagccggtttggctcagtagatagagcgttggcctgcggactgaagggtcccgggttcgattccagtcaagcctgcacaggttgcaggcttgatccccagtagggggtgtgtaggaggcagctgatcaatgattctctctcatcattcatgcttctatctctctctccctctctgaaataaataaaatatctttaaaaacaaatacatgttgGTTGACTGACAGCTCCAAAGAGAGGCTGTTGTATTCACAGAAGCCACTTACAGGCATGTGGGGCGGGAAAGGAGACTCTTAAAATGGACAGTGATGGGAAACATTCAAAGATGTCCTCACCGGACTCTTGGaactccctttgttttctttgctcaTTCTGTGCTTTCACATCCTGTTGACTCTGCCTGGAtacccctccttccctgcctgcctggctaaTTCCTCCTACCTTCCCTGTAATTACTCTGGGAAGCCTTTCTTAACACCTCCAGCCAGAATTCCACACCTGCCAGAGGGGGAGGccacctctccttcctgctcccaaCAGGACACTTGCCATCTTTTATAGTTGTGGCTCAGCGGCTCTCCCTCCACGCCCTGCACCCTTTCAAGGTGGGTGTGCTTCCGGGCTGGCTTTGTGTCCACAGCACTCGGCATAGCTCAGAGGGCTTAGTCTTCAGTGTGCGGACAAGGAGCAGAACCTAACCCTGTTATTTAACTTCTGAAGAGGCAGGTCCAGGGTGCGGTGACGTAAGGCAACTTAGCTAATTCAGGACAGAGAAGGCTGGGGAGGCCGACTTTTATACTCTTACATTCCAGAGCTGTGGCTGGCACTATCCATTACAAGGGAGGTACCCAAACTCTGGAGCCAAACCAACTCTGGCCCACTCTATCTATGTAACTTTAGCCAAATGCCCCagtttttccatttcaaaaatgGGGATGATTGTACTTGCCTGATAGTGTTTTTATGAGGAGTAAGATTTGTAAAGTGCTGAGAACAATGTCTTG from Eptesicus fuscus isolate TK198812 chromosome 5, DD_ASM_mEF_20220401, whole genome shotgun sequence harbors:
- the C5H14orf119 gene encoding uncharacterized protein C14orf119 homolog isoform X1, with the protein product MVSRCPVRGKGRMPLESSSSSVQLSFPSLLPSVPGNSINSSLPPMSYITSQEMKCILHWFASWSGPQRERFLQDLVTKAVPGKLQPLLEGLEQLSVSGANRPPCIFECQLRLWDQWFRGWAEEERNEFVRQLEVSEPDFVAKFYQAVAATAGKD
- the C5H14orf119 gene encoding uncharacterized protein C14orf119 homolog isoform X2, yielding MPLESSSSSVQLSFPSLLPSVPGNSINSSLPPMSYITSQEMKCILHWFASWSGPQRERFLQDLVTKAVPGKLQPLLEGLEQLSVSGANRPPCIFECQLRLWDQWFRGWAEEERNEFVRQLEVSEPDFVAKFYQAVAATAGKD
- the CIROP gene encoding LOW QUALITY PROTEIN: ciliated left-right organizer metallopeptidase (The sequence of the model RefSeq protein was modified relative to this genomic sequence to represent the inferred CDS: substituted 1 base at 1 genomic stop codon) yields the protein MLLLLLLGAAARRCLHDETQKSVSLLRPPSSQLPSNFRSSPLPFPGSHDPQPLRIQPCHIRDPVSGGAWDPEGDGMSGESRALAAVREAAQRLQGVLAVQGPLLLSRDPAQYCHAVWGDPDTPNYHRCSLLNPGYKGESCLGAKIPDAHLRGYALWPEQGPPQLVQPDGPGVQNTDFLLYVRVAHTSKCHREPSVIAYAACCQLDSEDRPLAGTIVYCAQHLTSPSLNHSDIVMATLHELLHALGFSGQLFKKWRDCPSGPSVGENCSTRQQVTRRDEWGQLLLTTPTVSHSLAKHLGVLGVSLGAPLEEEXGPLSSHWEARLLQGSIMTAIFDGAERTRLDPITLAAFKDSGWYQVNHSAAEELLWGHGSGLEFGLVTTCGTGSSDFFCTGSGLGCHYLHLDKGSCSSDPVLEGCRMYKPLANRSECWKKENGFPPGAENPHGEIYHSQSRCFLSNLTSQLLPGDKVRHPSQIPHPKEEELTGHCYLHQCTGRGAYKVQLEGSPWVSCPPGKAIQIPGYYGLLFCPRGRLCQTNEDTDAVTSPPKSLSTQDLLFRLSFGLAGPPGHSLGKEEGEELTEAILQALVSRGGTGRCYFHSPSLTTHLVFTVHLWKSPGCQGPSVGMLHRALTLTLQKKPLEVYYGGANFTTEYSKFLVTSGHNSSMTHLGLSIVLCLMLLILVGALGTMAYQKRATLQVGPSAPYHSSELQSTRGSFGGIREV